Genomic DNA from Streptococcus uberis:
ACATTTGACAAAAGGTAATTGGCCAAACGGGCATCGAAAGCTCCTCTTGGCACATCAATGTTTAAATGACTCAATAAGATCTTAGCTCTTTTAAAATCATAGGTTGCCATCGGCTTTCTCAAAAAGGCCTGAAAGACATCTGTTTTCAAGACTTCAGGATTTTGAGAGACATAAATGTTTTCAGTATTTCCCCAAGCAAAAGTTGTAATGTCTTCACGGTGGTAATTGTCATTTAAGAGTTCAAAATAAATGAAAGTATCATCGGTGAACATGTCTGGACTGATGTCATCGACCACTTCATGGTAGACAATCTCTTCTTCTGGCTCTTTCGGCAATTGATTCGATAAAGCTGCACGCAATTGCACAAAGCCCATCTCATCATAAAAGGAGGCAAGTGCCTCATGATTTGGACCGTGATAGACCAAGTCTTCTAAACCAATTGTGATAGGAGCATTGGTATCAATAGTTGCCAAGGTTTTTGATAAAAAGGCTTGCGCTTTATCATTGATTAAATTCTCTTTCATCTTAGAAGGCTTGAAAGAATCAACGTTTGCATAAATGCCTTCTAAACTGCCATATTCCTGTAAGAGTTTTAAGCCAGTCTTCTCACCAATTTTAGTAACACCTGGAATATTATCTGATTTGTCACCCATTAGGGCTTTCAAATCAATGAATTGTTCTGGGGTAATGCCCATCTTTTCCATCAGATAGTCCGGAGTGAATTCTTCAAATTCGGCAACTCCTTTTTTGGAGATTTCAACAACTGTGTTAGCGTCAGTTAATTGAATTAAATCCTTATCACCACTGACTATTGTCACATCAAATGGCACTTCTGTCCGCTCTGCTATTTTATCCAAAGTACCAATAATATCGTCGGCTTCGTAGTTCACCAAATCGTAATATGGCACACCTAGAGCTTTTAGCATTTCTCTGATGTATGGAAACTGTTCACGGAATTCATCAGGAGTTTTGGCACGTCCCCCTTTATAATCCGCGTACATTTCTGTACGGAAGGTTGTTTTTCCCGCATCAAAAGCCACCAGGATATGTGTTGGCTGCACGCGCTTCATCATATGATCGAGCATTAAATGGAAACCATAAATAGCATTGGTATGTAAGCCAGCTTGGTTTCTAAAACGATCAATCTGTTGGTATAAAGCAAAAAAGGCACGAAAGGCTACAGATGAGCCATCAATTAATAATAATTTATTCTTGTTTTCCATAGCTTTATTATAACACAAGCCTAAAACTTTGCCCTTATTTACCTCTTTTCAAGGCAAAGAAAATAACTCTGAACACATTGTATTCAGAGTTATTAGAAGGCATTTTTAGTTGACCCATTTAGATACTTTGTCTTTATTGGCTTTCACCCATTTTTTAGCAGCATCTTCTGGTTTCATACCATTGTTCATATCTAACATGACCGATTCCATATCAGCTGTTGTCCAATGGAATTTATCAATAATCTTATAAAGTTTTGGCATGTCCTTTTTCAAGCCTAAACGAGCGATGGTTTGAATATTTTCTTCACCGCCAAGAGTTTTCTTAGGGTCTTCCAAATATTTCAAATCATATTTTGAGAACATCCAGTGGGGTGACCAACCCGTTACAATAATTTCTTCTTTATTTTTAATAGCTTGGTCTAGAGACGTTGTCATCGCCCCTGTAGACGAAAGTACTAATTCCCAATCAGATAGGTTGGAATAAGCCTTAAGTGTCTTTTGGGTAGCTGTTGTGATCCCAGCACCAGGCTCAATTCCTGTGATTTTCTTCTTGGCCTGATCTGATAAGTCTTCAATACTGTTGACGTCTTTCATATAAGTTGGAACGACAAGCCCAAGTTTTGTACCTTTAAGATTTGGTCCTAAATCATCAATCTTATCCTTATATTTTTTCATGTGCTCAGCTTGTGTCACCGGTAACCATGGGCTAACTGTGAAGTCGGCATTGCCATTGGCTACTGTTTGCCACATGACCGCATTATCCAGTGGCGTGATGTCAACTTGATAGCCTTCTTCTTTAAGAACTTCCGCAATAACGTTGGTAGAAGCAATCTCAGAGTCCCATTGCATATAGGCAATTTTGACTTTCTGACCTTTTTCTCCTGAACCCGAAGCCAAGGTGGTCACAGTATGACCAAGAGCACCAACGAGAAAGACTGCTAAGGCCGCTAATCCCACCCACTTATTGGTTTTAGATGCAGCAGCTTTATTTTCTTGTGGACTATTAATGCTTTGGGTCGTACGATCCAAGACAATGGCTAAAATAACGAGCGCAAGACCTGATACAAATCCTGTACCAATATCAGCATGTTGAAGAGCTGAGAGAACTTCACGACCTAGACCTGGTGCTCCAATCATGGATCCTGTTACTACCATAGAAAGTGCAAGCATCATGGTCTGATTAATACCAGCCATTATTGTGTTTTTAGCCAGTGGCAATTCAACTTTTAGTAATTTTTGTTTTGCCGTTGATCCAAAGGCGTCAGAAGCTTCAATTAATTCTTTAGAAATCTCACGAATTCCTAAGTTTGTAAAACGAACTGTTGGTGGTAGGGCAAAGATTACCGATGCGAAGACACCCGGAACCATACCAATACCAAAGAAGGCTACTGCTGGAATTAAATAAACGAAAGCCGGCATGGTTTGCATAAAGTCTAAAATAGGATTAATAATATGTCTAACTGTAGAACTTTTGGCCATCCAGATTCCTAACGGAATACCGATAATAATAGAAATGAAACTAGCTACCAAAACCAGGGTAAAGGTATTGATCAAATGAACCCATAAACCTTGATTATAGATAAAGAGCAATCCTAAAAAGGTAAAGACGGGTAAAGGCCATTTTTTTCTTGCTAAAAAGTATACCGCTACTGTTACTAAAAGGATAAAAAGTAGGGGGTTGATGAAGAGAAGGGCATTTGTGACCCAGTCCATCATGTAACTTCCTACTAGCTGAATGACATTAAACAATCCAGAAAATGTTCCTGTCAACCACTCCGTAATGTTTTCTACCAGCTTAGCCACTGGTAATTTTGTTTGTAAAAAATTATCCAAAATGTTCCCCCTTTTTCTAAGCCTGATAATCCGCTACAGAATCACTAGCATCTTTCATTGATAATTCTGTAACAGTTTCCTTTTCAGTAACAACGACTTCACTTGTTTCATCATCAGGTATATTTGCCAAAGCCTCTATCACACGGCCTCGAATAATAACCCCTAGTAATCTATTATCATCATCGGTAACAGCAATTGGAGCTGAAGAATCGTAAATCAAAGGTAAAATGTCTGTAATAACAGTATCTTTAGTAACTGTTCGCACTTCACGATCTATCACTTCTGCTAATGGCAAACCTCTTTTGCGGGCTTCTATTGCCGCATCTGCTGTCAGACTTCCCACCAATTGACGACGACGATTGGTCGCCATTAACATCGAAACTTCTTCTGTATGCATACGATTGAGGGCAACTTGAGGTCCATCAATCTCAACTGTTGTCGTGATAGGTTTAATCATGATATTTTGAGCCGTTAAAACTTTAGAACGATCCACATCTTCAACGAATTCCCGTACAAAATCATTAGCTGGATTGGTTAGAATTTC
This window encodes:
- a CDS encoding ABC transporter permease/substrate binding protein, whose product is MDNFLQTKLPVAKLVENITEWLTGTFSGLFNVIQLVGSYMMDWVTNALLFINPLLFILLVTVAVYFLARKKWPLPVFTFLGLLFIYNQGLWVHLINTFTLVLVASFISIIIGIPLGIWMAKSSTVRHIINPILDFMQTMPAFVYLIPAVAFFGIGMVPGVFASVIFALPPTVRFTNLGIREISKELIEASDAFGSTAKQKLLKVELPLAKNTIMAGINQTMMLALSMVVTGSMIGAPGLGREVLSALQHADIGTGFVSGLALVILAIVLDRTTQSINSPQENKAAASKTNKWVGLAALAVFLVGALGHTVTTLASGSGEKGQKVKIAYMQWDSEIASTNVIAEVLKEEGYQVDITPLDNAVMWQTVANGNADFTVSPWLPVTQAEHMKKYKDKIDDLGPNLKGTKLGLVVPTYMKDVNSIEDLSDQAKKKITGIEPGAGITTATQKTLKAYSNLSDWELVLSSTGAMTTSLDQAIKNKEEIIVTGWSPHWMFSKYDLKYLEDPKKTLGGEENIQTIARLGLKKDMPKLYKIIDKFHWTTADMESVMLDMNNGMKPEDAAKKWVKANKDKVSKWVN